A genome region from Variovorax paradoxus includes the following:
- a CDS encoding TauD/TfdA dioxygenase family protein yields the protein MTAVPHHEPEAKAAPQHFEVRPFDAPVGAEIIGLDISRPINAEDFKRIHQAHLDHHVLVFRDQQVTPQAHIDFSRRFGPLEIHVLHQFQLKDHPEILIVSNIKENGEPIGLGDAGVYWHSDISYKPKPSLGSLLHAQELPSEGGDTLFADQHLAWESLSPELQQRVLPLKAEHSYLAKYEELRSKNPWRPKLSQAQIDQVAPAVQPVVRTHPETGRKALFVSEHFTTRIVGLPQDDSDALLAELFAHSVKPEFVYRHTWAPHDLVFWDNRSLMHLAAGTPDHLRRRLNRTTIVGDTPF from the coding sequence ATGACAGCCGTTCCCCACCACGAGCCAGAGGCAAAGGCAGCGCCGCAGCACTTCGAAGTGCGCCCCTTCGACGCCCCCGTCGGCGCCGAAATCATCGGCCTCGACATCTCCAGGCCGATCAACGCCGAAGACTTCAAGCGCATCCACCAGGCACACCTCGACCACCACGTGCTGGTATTCCGCGACCAGCAGGTCACCCCGCAGGCCCACATCGATTTCAGCCGCCGCTTCGGCCCCCTCGAAATCCACGTGCTGCACCAGTTCCAGCTCAAGGACCATCCCGAGATCCTCATCGTCTCCAACATCAAGGAGAACGGCGAGCCGATCGGTCTCGGCGATGCGGGCGTCTACTGGCACTCCGACATCTCGTACAAGCCCAAGCCCAGTCTCGGTTCGCTTCTGCACGCACAGGAGCTGCCGAGCGAAGGCGGCGACACGCTGTTCGCAGACCAGCACCTCGCATGGGAGTCCCTGAGTCCCGAGCTGCAGCAGCGCGTGCTGCCGCTGAAGGCCGAGCACAGCTACCTGGCCAAGTACGAGGAACTGCGTTCGAAGAATCCGTGGCGGCCCAAGCTCTCGCAGGCGCAGATCGACCAGGTCGCACCCGCAGTGCAGCCGGTGGTGCGCACCCACCCCGAGACCGGCCGCAAGGCGCTCTTCGTCAGCGAGCACTTCACGACGCGCATCGTCGGCCTGCCGCAGGACGACAGCGACGCGCTGCTGGCCGAGCTCTTCGCGCACAGCGTGAAGCCCGAGTTCGTGTACCGCCACACCTGGGCGCCGCACGACCTGGTGTTCTGGGACAACCGCTCGCTGATGCACCTGGCGGCCGGCACGCCCGACCACCTGCGCCGCCGGCTCAACCGCACGACCATCGTCGGCGACACGCCTTTCTGA
- a CDS encoding ABC transporter substrate-binding protein — MNRFTRKAAALAAGLGLLAGSLSFSASAHAEGQIRIAEQFGIVYLLLNVAQEQKLIEKHAKAAGVDAKVEWVKLSGGSAVNDALLSGNIEIAGAGVGPLLTLWDRTKGKQNVKGVASLGNFPYYLVSNNPNVKTIADFTDKDRIALPAVGVSVQSRVLQFASARLWGDKEFNRLDKISVAVPHPDAAAAIIKGGTEITGHFGNPPFQEQELAGNPNAHIVLNSYQVLGGPSSATVLYATEKFRSENPKTYKAFVDALDEAAKFVTANPEKAADIYLKVSNAKLDRDLLLKIIKNPEVQFKTTPQNTYPLAEFMHRVGAIRNKPASVKDYFFDDAQNTSGN, encoded by the coding sequence ATGAACCGTTTCACCCGCAAGGCCGCAGCCCTCGCCGCCGGCCTCGGCCTTCTCGCCGGAAGCCTGTCCTTTTCGGCTTCTGCGCACGCCGAAGGCCAGATCCGCATTGCCGAGCAGTTCGGCATCGTCTACCTGCTGCTCAACGTGGCCCAGGAGCAGAAGCTGATCGAGAAGCACGCCAAGGCCGCGGGCGTGGATGCGAAGGTCGAGTGGGTCAAGCTCTCGGGCGGCTCGGCGGTGAACGACGCGCTGCTGTCGGGCAACATCGAGATCGCGGGCGCCGGCGTGGGCCCGCTGCTCACGCTGTGGGACCGCACCAAGGGCAAGCAGAACGTGAAGGGCGTGGCCTCGCTGGGGAACTTTCCTTACTACCTGGTGAGCAACAACCCGAACGTGAAGACCATCGCGGACTTCACGGACAAGGACCGCATCGCGCTGCCCGCGGTGGGCGTGTCGGTGCAGTCGCGCGTGCTGCAGTTCGCCTCGGCCAGGCTCTGGGGCGACAAGGAGTTCAACCGCCTCGACAAGATCAGCGTGGCGGTGCCGCACCCCGACGCGGCGGCTGCCATCATCAAGGGCGGCACCGAGATCACGGGGCACTTCGGCAACCCGCCGTTCCAGGAACAGGAACTCGCAGGCAATCCGAACGCGCACATCGTGCTGAACTCGTACCAGGTGCTGGGCGGGCCGTCGTCGGCCACGGTGCTCTACGCCACCGAGAAATTCCGCAGCGAGAACCCGAAGACGTACAAGGCCTTCGTCGATGCGCTCGACGAGGCGGCGAAGTTCGTCACGGCCAACCCGGAGAAGGCGGCCGACATCTACCTGAAGGTGAGCAACGCCAAGCTCGACCGCGACCTGCTGCTGAAGATCATCAAGAACCCCGAAGTGCAGTTCAAGACCACACCGCAGAACACCTACCCGCTGGCCGAGTTCATGCACCGCGTGGGCGCGATCAGGAACAAGCCGGCCTCGGTGAAGGACTATTTCTTCGACGATGCGCAGAACACTTCGGGCAACTGA